Proteins encoded together in one Zerene cesonia ecotype Mississippi chromosome 22, Zerene_cesonia_1.1, whole genome shotgun sequence window:
- the LOC119835982 gene encoding ceramide phosphoethanolamine synthase, translated as MIKMMWPSSQASKILTLLLFIVVIYCLYMDTLLYLRIQRYKLDIFEHNENVTQESTTHKTLVALRDYEDETWIPCTINPLCHPTVKALMVDHVNHYIYGPLCSILDLALGISEKMLFLTPNMISFSHVVIALIGAKLLTCQNLAARRIGIVLFQIRMFLDDLDGHVARERKHIKGERSEVGTLGYWVDGICDLVGVIFMMVGILLYLKNNPPRRGYKGTPVSTLPYHQLKEINSSEDIEKDHTTEGISYKTKVSFQRIVQVIGLFSGQMVLSSLAWNRYIDLYQTMLENSTDYDVFRREAAFKSSKFFIATGVWRVVNPHSYLHLLSLAVFCDKTWGFLKAVHYSGYIGLVVTAAASEYLVENIRAFVVNGMEV; from the coding sequence CTTTATATGGACACATTACTGTACTTGCGTATACAGAGATACAAATTAGATATATTCGAACACAATGAGAACGTCACGCAAGAATCGACGACGCACAAGACGTTAGTGGCTCTTCGTGATTATGAAGATGAAACTTGGATACCGTGCACCATAAACCCTTTATGCCACCCGACCGTGAAAGCGCTGATGGTCGATCACGTAAACCATTATATATACGGGCCACTGTGCTCGATACTCGACCTGGCGCTGGGCATATCCgagaaaatgttatttttaacgcCAAACATGATATCGTTCTCACATGTTGTTATCGCTTTAATAGGCGCAAAGCTACTGACCTGTCAGAATTTGGCTGCCCGGCGCATTGGCATAGTTTTATTCCAAATACGAATGTTCTTGGATGACTTGGACGGTCACGTTGCGAGGGAGAGAAAGCACATAAAGGGTGAACGATCGGAAGTCGGCACGCTGGGCTACTGGGTTGATGGTATTTGCGATTTAGTGGGTGTTATATTCATGATGGTGGGCATATTGCTCTATCTGAAGAACAATCCGCCCAGAAGGGGCTACAAGGGCACCCCAGTGAGCACCCTGCCCTATCACCAGTTGAAGGAAATAAACTCGAGCGAGGACATTGAGAAGGATCACACGACTGAAGGTATTTCGTACAAAACCAAAGTGTCCTTCCAGAGGATCGTCCAGGTGATCGGGCTGTTCTCTGGCCAAATGGTTCTATCGTCTTTAGCCTGGAATAGATATATAGACTTATACCAAACTATGCTTGAGAATAGCACAGACTATGATGTGTTCAGACGCGAAGCGGCGTTTAAATCAAGCAAGTTCTTTATCGCGACCGGCGTTTGGAGGGTGGTTAATCCGCACAGTTATTTACACCTGCTCTCGTTGGCCGTGTTCTGTGATAAGACGTGGGGATTCTTGAAGGCTGTTCACTACAGTGGGTATATAGGTCTGGTGGTGACTGCCGCTGCGTCGGAGTATCTGGTGGAAAATATTCGGGCGTTTGTCGTTAACGGCATGGAGGTGTGA